A stretch of the Camelina sativa cultivar DH55 unplaced genomic scaffold, Cs unpScaffold00382, whole genome shotgun sequence genome encodes the following:
- the LOC104772990 gene encoding phosphatidylinositol N-acetylglucosaminyltransferase gpi3 subunit-like encodes MAEPPKLRVLMVSDFFFPNFGGVENHIYYLSQCLLKLGHKVVVMTHAYGNRTGVRYMTGGLKVYYVPWRPFVMQTTFPTVYGTLPIVRTILRREKITVVHGHQAFSTLCHEALMHARTMGYRVVFTDHSLYGFSDVGSIHMNKVLQFSLADIDQAICVSHTSKENTVLRSGLSPAKVFMIPNAVDTAMFKPASVRPSTDIITIVVISRLVYRKGADLLVEVIPEVCRLYPNVRFVVGGDGPKHVRLEEMREKHSLQDRVEMLGAVPHSRVRSVLVTGHIFLNSSLTEAFCIAILEAASCGLLTVSTRVGGVPEVLPDDMVVLAEPDPDDMVRAIEKAISILPSINPEEMHNRMKKLYSWQDVAKRTEIVYDRALKCSNRNLLERLSRFLSCGAWAGKLFCMVMILDYLLWRLLQLLQPDEDIEEAPDIRLCHHRGIEVSDGLKEEDKVRNE; translated from the exons atggCGGAACCACCAAAGCTTAGGGTTTTAATGGTCTCTGATTTCTTCTTCCCAAACTTTGGTGGTGTCGAGAATCATATCTATTATCTCTCTCAATGCTTGTTAAAGCTCGGTCACAAG GTGGTGGTTATGACACATGCTTATGGGAACCGTACTGGAGTTCGATATATGACTGGTGGACTCAAAGTATATTATGTACCTTGGAGACCTTTTGTTATGCAGACCACATTTCCAACAGTTTACGGAACACTTCCCATTGTAAGGACCATACTTAGACGCGAGAAAATCACGGTAGTTCATGGACATCAAGCTTTCTCTACGCTTTGTCATGAAGCTTTAATGCATGCCAGGACGATGGGCTATAGAGTTGTGTTCACAGATCATTCCTTGTATGGGTTTTCTGATGTTGGGAGTATCCACATGAACAAGGTTTTACAGTTCAGTTTAGCAGATATAGACCAAGCGATTTGTGTTTCACACACGAGCAAGGAGAATACGGTTCTAAGGTCTGGATTGTCCCCAGCAAAGGTTTTTATGATACCAAATGCTGTTGATACTGCTATGTTCAAGCCTGCTTCTGTTCGACCCAGTACTGATATCATCACTATAGTTGTCATAAGTAGATTGGTTTATCGTAAAGGTGCGGATTTGCTTGTTGAAGTTATTCCAGAAGTATGCCGTTTATACCCCAAT GTTCGTTTTGTAGTTGGAGGAGATGGACCAAAACATGTGCGATTAGAGGAAATGAGAGAGAAGCATTCTCTCCAAGATAGAGTTGAAATGCTTGGTGCAGTGCCACATTCTCGTGTACGCTCTGTTTTGGTAACCGGTCATATTTTCTTGAACAG TTCTTTAACAGAAGCCTTCTGCATAGCTATATTGGAGGCAGCTAGTTGCGGATTATTAACTGTCAGCACTCGTGTTGGAGGTGTCCCAGAG GTCCTACCAGATGACATGGTTGTACTTGCTGAACCAGATCCGGATGATATGGTACGAGCAATTGAGAAGGCAATATCAATACTCCCAAGTATTAACCCCGAGGAGATGCACAATCGA ATGAAGAAGCTCTACAGTTGGCAAGATGTTGCTAAAAGAACTGAGATTGTGTATGACCGTGCGTTGAAGTGTTCAAATAGGAATCTTCTGGAACGTCTATCTCG GTTCCTCTCATGTGGAGCTTGGGCAGGGAAGCTATTTTGTATGGTTATGATCCTCGATTACTTGCTTTGGCGGTTACTTCAGTTACTGCAG CCTGATGAAGATATTGAGGAGGCTCCCGATATCCGTCTTTGCCATCACCGAGGCATCGAAGTATCTGATGGTctcaaggaagaagataaagtgAGAAATGAGTGA
- the LOC104772991 gene encoding transcription factor TCP16-like — protein MVLRNNKNNIGGKARKTPTSSRDRNRRIRLPVGCASQVFQLTQELGFKTDGETVGWLLRIAEPDILAATGHGVNTTSSDCIHPCINIHNSSNMNQLSFGNNCTIDNSVHYADTSAVVSQAHQRENITGHHGLVSPAATMSTDYGHSTSFPENSMPHQQPQPQPLDDEFDEEEMGMAAQTYAIPREY, from the coding sequence atggttttgagaaacaacaaaaataacattggAGGAAAGGCGAGGAAGACTCCAACTTCATCCAGGGATCGTAACCGTCGCATCCGGCTTCCGGTGGGCTGTGCTTCTCAAGTTTTTCAGCTGACACAAGAGCTAGGCTTCAAGACTGACGGCGAAACTGTAGGTTGGCTCCTCCGTATTGCCGAGCCAGACATCTTGGCCGCCACGGGCCATGGTGTCAACACCACCTCGAGTGATTGCATCCACCCATGTATCAATATTCATAATTCAAGTAATATGAATCAATTAAGTTTTGGTAACAATTGTACTATCGATAACTCTGTCCATTATGCGGACACAAGTGCTGTTGTAAGCCAAGCCCATCAACGAGAGAATATTACTGGTCATCATGGACTAGTATCTCCAGCCGCTACGATGAGTACTGATTATGGTCATTCAACTAGTTTTCCGGAGAACTCAATGCCTCACCAGCAGCCGCAACCACAACCACtggatgatgagtttgatgagGAGGAGATGGGGATGGCTGCTCAAACCTATGCCATCCCTCGAGAATACTAA